The following proteins are co-located in the Silene latifolia isolate original U9 population chromosome 1, ASM4854445v1, whole genome shotgun sequence genome:
- the LOC141602432 gene encoding CRM-domain containing factor CFM3, chloroplastic/mitochondrial → MQIHKKMVFTTTKLSELSIYNTLHFTPSSTSCSSTPCFLKSHKNSISLFKTFSSLKTTQTNKNPLPKTSSSAPWLKKWPSMDPPPPPTIATNSVSDSVVSSRNIVESRGSSSAIDRIVGKLRNLGLEDDDEDDDDDDDEEKPEKLGDLLRRDWIRDDAMLIEEKKSDFGLLPWEKDELEEEEEEFGKVNEVRESVKKTKRVVKPPTLAEKTIEEAELKRLRGQGMVLKDKVNVAKAGITQSVLEKIHAKWRKSELVRLKFHEDLAHDMKTAHILVERRTGGLVLWRSGSVMVVYRGTNYKGPQLDSAGQIVVNTTAETIAAEMPHKHRHNPTAEEREYNDLLDGLGPRFGDWWGTGLLPIDADLLPQTVPGYKPPRRLLPVGMRVGLTNAELTDLRKLAKTLPCHFALGRNRNHQGLAAAIVKLWEKSLVAKIAVKRGIQNTNNELMSEELKRLTGGTLLLRNKFFIVIYRGKDFLPTTVAAAVTERMEVTKRIEDAEEEARSATIEAATTDEQAQALAGTLAEFYEAQARWGREISPEEYKKMREEASRAKTVKVVKRIEHKLAQAQSKKLRAESLLSKIEASMVPVGPSDDQETITDEERFTFRKIGLQMKAYLPVGVRGIFDGVIENMHLHWKHRELVKLISKQKNLGFVEETARLLEYESGGILVAIERVPKGYALIYYRGKNYQRPISLRPRNLLTKAKALKRAIAMQRHEALSEHITELEKNIDEMRKEMGSSETSKDENVMKADGEFRPMSEYQSEDEDSEDEDDYDDGEIYDSDDDDDDDDDDGGVSNVEDNHDRSIKFENW, encoded by the exons ATGCAAATTCACAAAAAAATGGTGTTTACAACTACAAAACTCTCTGAATTATCCATATACAACACTCTTCATTTCACTCCATCTTCTACTTCTTGTTCTTCTACACCTTGTTTTTTGAAATCCCATAAAAATTCAATCTCTCTCTTTAAAACCTTTTCTTCATTGAAAACAACACAAACCAACAAAAACCCACTTCCtaaaacctcttcttctgctCCTTGGTTGAAAAAATGGCCTTCAATggacccaccaccaccaccaacaattgCTACCAATTCGGTTTCGGATAGTGTCGTATCGAGTCGAAACATTGTTGAAAGTAGAGGGTCTAGTAGTGCCATTGATAGGATTGTTGGGAAATTGAGGAATTTGGGAttggaggatgatgatgaggatgatgatgatgatgatgatgaagaaaaaCCCGAAAAATTGGGGGATTTGTTGAGGAGGGATTGGATTAGGGATGATGCAAtgttaattgaagaaaaaaaGAGTGATTTTGGGTTGTTACCTTGGGAGAAGGATGagttggaggaggaggaggaagaattTGGTAAGGTTAATGAGGTTAGGGAGAGTGTAAAGAAGACGAAACGGGTTGTTAAACCGCCTACATTGGCGGAAAAGACGATTGAGGAAGCGGAATTGAAGAGGTTAAGAGGGCAAGGGATGGTTTTGAAGGATAAGGTTAATGTGGCTAAGGCTGGGATTACACAGTCTGTTTTAGAGAAGATTCATGCTAAGTGGCGAAAATCGGAATTGGTTAGGTTGAAATTTCATGAGGATTTAGCTCATGATATGAAGACTGCCCATATTCTTGTTGAG CGCCGAACAGGAGGATTGGTTTTATGGCGGTCAGGAAGTGTAATGGTGGTTTACCGTGGAACTAATTACAAAGGACCACAATTAGACTCGGCAGGTCAAATTGTTGTGAATACAACTGCTGAGACCATTGCCGCAGAGATGCCTCATAAACATCGTCACAACCCGACAGCAGAAGAACGTGAATACAATGATCTTCTTGATGGTTTGGGTCCTCGCTTTGGAGACTGGTGGGGTACAGGGTTACTTCCTATTGATGCAGATTTGCTTCCTCAAACTGTTCCTGGTTACAAACCTCCACGGAGACTCCTCCCCGTTGGAATGCGTGTGGGACTGACAAATGCCGAGTTAACTGATCTGCGTAAACTTGCTAAGACACTCCCTTGTCATTTTGCTCTTG GCAGGAATAGAAATCATCAGGGTTTGGCAGCTGCAATTGTAAAGCTTTGGGAAAAGAGTTTGGTGGCTAAAATTGCTGTCAAACGAGGAATTCAGAACACAAATAATGAATTGATGTCTGAGGAGTTGAAG AGATTAACAGGAGGCACCTTGTTGCTGAGAAACAAGTTTTTTATCGTCATATATCGTGGAAAAGACTTCCTTCCTACAACTGTCGCTGCTGCTGTTACAGAAAGAATGGAAGTCACTAAAAGAATTGAAGATGCTGAAGAGGAAGCACGAAGTGCAACAATCGAAGCAGCTACCACAGATGAACAGGCACAAGCACTTGCAGGTACGTTAGCGGAGTTTTATGAAGCTCAAGCTAGATGGGGAAGAGAAATATCGCCTGAAGAATATAAGAAGATGAGAGAAGAAGCGTCTAGGGCTAAGACTGTCAAAGTAGTAAAGCGAATTGAGCATAAGTTAGCTCAG GCCCAATCAAAGAAGCTTCGAGCAGAGAGTTTATTATCAAAAATAGAAGCATCAATGGTGCCTGTTGGTCCTTCTGACGATCAAGAAACAATAACTGATGAGGAAAGATTTACATTTCGTAAGATTGGCTTGCAAATGAAGGCATACTTGCCTGTTG GTGTCCGAGGCATTTTTGATGGTGTGATTGAAAATATGCATTTGCACTGGAAGCATAGAGAACTTGTTAAGTTAATCTCGAAGCAAAAGAACCTTGGTTTTGTGGAGGAAACGGCTAGACTACTGGAGTATGAGAGTGGTGGGATATTAGTTGCCATAGAAAGAGTGCCAAAAGGCTATGCTCTAATATACTATCGCGGGAAAAATTATCAGAGACCTATCAGTTTGAGGCCTAGAAATCTTTTGACAAAGGCAAAAGCATTGAAACGCGCCATTGCCATGCAACGGCATGAG GCACTCAGTGAGCACATAACGGAGTTAGAGAAGAACATTGATGAAATGAGAAAAGAAATG GGTAGCAGTGAAACTTCTAAAGATGAGAACGTCATGAAAGCAGATGGAGAGTTTCGTCCTATGTCAGAATACCAA AGTGAGGATGAAGATTCTGAGGATGaggacgattatgatgatggtgAGATATACGattctgatgatgatgatgatgacgatgacgatgatggTGGCGTCTCAAATGTCGAGGACAACCATGACCGCTCTATCAAGTTCGAGAACTGGTAA
- the LOC141602451 gene encoding cleavage stimulating factor 64 — protein sequence MAANQLSGDGMASNLAGMSTTQLYEIMSQMKSLINQNQHQARQILVQNPLLTRGLFQAQIMLGMVKPSQAASSIQQPSPPVKTDAHVAQSVSSQVGLQGQANLSQANSVRKQPQIPPPMPTTSNPVQGIISQPTSAQPVEPSRGHVIPQATQMSHPKSSQAPNMPSLPHHFGSQHSSGHQPPMPSMLGHLQRPMQTTGVSHQMLQPPLPPQPRAPMQMQYQPQITSNVNFQNPGVTQMNNSQPMFHPSSRRPGEQYSQVQAPLPPGGHYSQGQTPLPNQPPLPSQSPYQPFYQGGTGNTMQMDRGNTSGAQLPTPPPLGPVSMHAGNQPRPAPLNPDVEQALIQQVMSLTQEQINLLPPEQRQQVLQLQQMLRQ from the exons ATGGCGGCAAACCAACTCTCCGGCGATGGCATGGCGTCTAATCTCGCCGGAATGTCGACAACACAACTTTACGAAATCATGTCTCAGATGAAG TCATTAATTAATCAAAATCAACACCAAGCGCGACAGATTTTGGTTCAGAATCCTCTTTTAACGAGAGGCCTCTTTCAG GCACAAATTATGCTTGGTATGGTGAAGCCCTCACAAGCG GCTTCAAGTATTCAGCAGCCGTCACCCCCTGTTAAGACAGATGCCCATGTTGCTCAGTCGGTCTCCAGCCAAGTAGGTTTGCAGGGTCAAGCAAACTTATCTCAGGCAAATTCTGTAAGGAAGCAACCACAAATTCCACCTCCAATGCCAACAACATCGAATCCTGTTCAAGGTATCATTTCACAGCCTACGTCAGCGCAACCAGTTGAACCGTCTAGAGGCCATGTTATCCCACAAGCAACACAAATGTCACATCCAAAATCTTCTCAAGCTCCTAATATGCCTTCACTTCCTCATCATTTTGGGTCACAGCATTCATCTGGCCATCAACCCCCTATGCCTTCTATGCTTGGCCATTTACAGCGACCAATGCAAACAACTGGTGTTTCCCACCAAATGCTACAACCGCCTTTGCCTCCACAACCCAGGGCTCCAATGCAGATGCAATATCAACCACAAATCACCTCTAATGTTAACTTTCAGAATCCGGGTGTCACTCAGATGAACAATTCACAGCCCATGTTTCAT CCAAGCAGTAGACGACCTGGTGAGCAATATTCTCAAGTGCAGGCTCCTCTACCACCTGGTGGACATTATTCTCAAGGGCAGACTCCTCTTCCAAATCAGCCTCCTCTCCCGAGCCAGTCACCTTATCAACCTTTTTATCAG GGTGGAACTGGAAATACCATGCAAATGGATAGAGGAAACACATCTGGGGCACAACTTCCTACACCACCACCGTTAGGGCCAGTTTCTATGCATGCTGGGAATCAGCCTCGTCCTGCTCCT TTGAATCCTGATGTAGAGCAGGCGTTGATTCAACAAGTAATGAGTCTGACGCAAGAACAGATTAATCTCTTGCCTCCAGAACAGCGGCAGCAAGTTCTTCAGTTGCAGCAGATGCTTCGACAATGA